The uncultured Hyphomonas sp. genome includes a window with the following:
- the ctaD gene encoding cytochrome c oxidase subunit I: MPMDEVALDHAHDDHDHKPGFFTRWLFSTNHKDIGTLYLIFAMIAGIVGYTLSGLIRWELAEPGIGVLTRFVAGEGDVAIQNAKHFYNMVITYHGLIMIFFMVMPALIGGFGNWFVPLMIGAPDMAFPRMNNISFWLTVTAFILACISMTIPGGSAGNGFAGGWVLYPPLSSTTGHPGPAMDVLILSLHTAGIASILGAINFIVTILNMRAPGMTLHKMPLFAWGVLVTAVLLLLSLPVLAAALTMLLTDRNFGSQFFNPAGGGDPIMFQHLFWFFGHPEVYIMILPAFGIISHIVSTFSKKPIFGYLGMAYAMVSIGVIGFVVWAHHMYTVGMDVDLKAYFVAATMVIAVPTGIKIFSWIATMWGGSIEFKVPMLWAIGFIFLFTVGGVTGVVLANAGIDHSLHDTYYVVAHFHYVLSLGAVFGLFAGWYYWFEKMFGIKYNGFLGGLHFWLMFIGSNVLFFPQHFLGLQGMPRRYIDYADGFATWHHVSSIGYAITMVATLVFFIGLAEALIRRRKGVANPWGEGATTLEWTLPSPPPFHQYNELPHVTAKGGH; this comes from the coding sequence ATGCCCATGGATGAAGTCGCCCTCGACCACGCCCACGATGATCACGACCACAAGCCTGGTTTCTTCACGCGTTGGCTGTTTTCCACCAACCACAAGGACATCGGTACGCTGTACCTGATCTTCGCGATGATCGCGGGGATTGTGGGGTACACGCTTTCCGGCCTGATCCGCTGGGAACTTGCTGAGCCGGGTATCGGCGTGCTGACGCGCTTCGTTGCAGGCGAAGGCGATGTGGCAATCCAGAATGCCAAACACTTCTACAACATGGTCATCACCTATCACGGCCTGATCATGATCTTCTTCATGGTCATGCCGGCCCTGATCGGTGGTTTCGGCAACTGGTTTGTGCCGCTGATGATCGGCGCGCCGGACATGGCGTTCCCGCGCATGAACAACATCTCGTTCTGGCTGACCGTTACTGCTTTCATTCTGGCCTGCATCTCGATGACGATCCCGGGCGGTTCTGCCGGAAATGGCTTTGCGGGCGGTTGGGTGCTCTATCCGCCGCTGTCCTCGACGACCGGCCACCCGGGGCCAGCCATGGACGTATTGATCCTGTCGCTTCACACGGCCGGTATCGCGTCGATCCTCGGTGCCATCAACTTCATCGTGACCATCCTGAACATGCGCGCGCCGGGGATGACCCTGCACAAGATGCCGCTGTTCGCCTGGGGCGTTCTGGTAACGGCTGTCCTTCTGCTGCTGTCGCTGCCGGTGCTTGCCGCTGCGCTGACCATGCTGCTGACAGACCGGAATTTCGGGTCTCAGTTCTTCAACCCTGCGGGCGGTGGTGACCCGATCATGTTCCAGCACCTGTTCTGGTTCTTCGGTCACCCGGAAGTCTACATCATGATCCTGCCGGCCTTCGGCATCATCAGCCACATCGTGTCGACCTTCTCCAAGAAACCGATCTTCGGTTATCTCGGCATGGCCTACGCCATGGTGTCGATCGGGGTCATCGGCTTCGTTGTGTGGGCGCACCACATGTACACGGTCGGGATGGATGTGGACCTGAAGGCATACTTCGTGGCCGCAACCATGGTCATCGCGGTGCCAACGGGCATCAAGATCTTCTCGTGGATCGCCACGATGTGGGGCGGCTCCATCGAGTTCAAGGTTCCCATGCTCTGGGCCATCGGCTTCATCTTCCTGTTCACCGTCGGCGGTGTGACAGGGGTGGTGCTGGCCAATGCCGGTATCGACCACTCGCTGCACGACACCTACTACGTGGTGGCTCACTTCCACTACGTGCTGTCGCTGGGCGCTGTGTTCGGCCTGTTCGCCGGCTGGTACTACTGGTTCGAGAAGATGTTCGGCATCAAGTACAATGGCTTCCTCGGCGGCCTGCACTTCTGGCTGATGTTCATCGGTTCGAACGTCCTGTTCTTCCCGCAGCACTTCCTGGGTCTGCAGGGCATGCCGCGCCGCTACATCGACTATGCCGACGGTTTTGCGACCTGGCACCACGTGTCGTCGATCGGCTACGCCATCACCATGGTTGCGACGCTGGTCTTCTTCATCGGCCTTGCTGAGGCGCTGATCCGCCGCCGTAAAGGTGTGGCAAATCCGTGGGGCGAAGGCGCCACGACGCTGGAATGGACGCTGCCGTCGCCGCCGCCGTTCCACCAGTACAATGAACTGCCGCACGTGACGGCGAAGGGCGGCCACTAG
- the cyoE gene encoding heme o synthase: MTDAPATPEKRYGTAGDYVQLLKPRIMMLVVFTAVAGLIAATGVTGQTMHPLMAAIAVLAVALGSGAAGAINMWYDSDIDQVMTRTSTRPIPSGAVPREEAIALGMIMSGVSVLLMWLASNWLAAGLLAFSIFYYGVIYTMWLKRSTPQNIVIGGGAGAFPPVIGWAAVTGNTPLDAWILFAITFFWTPPHFWALSLLAHSEYEKAGVPMLPVTHGAKATRLQMLLYTIVLAAISMAPLATGLGGWIYGVVTGALNLAFLYYAFRVWRSHAGDNGAPGADQKLARSMFLFSILYLFLVFAALIVEHAAGLHFPVGGF, encoded by the coding sequence ATGACCGACGCACCCGCCACTCCTGAAAAACGCTACGGCACTGCCGGTGATTATGTGCAGCTGCTGAAGCCGCGCATCATGATGCTGGTGGTGTTTACGGCCGTGGCTGGCCTGATCGCGGCAACCGGCGTGACCGGCCAGACCATGCATCCCTTGATGGCCGCCATTGCGGTGCTGGCCGTGGCGCTTGGCTCCGGCGCGGCTGGTGCAATCAATATGTGGTACGATTCCGACATCGATCAGGTGATGACCCGGACGTCGACCCGGCCCATCCCGTCCGGCGCCGTACCGAGAGAAGAAGCGATCGCTTTGGGCATGATCATGAGCGGTGTTTCCGTGCTGCTCATGTGGCTCGCCTCCAACTGGCTTGCTGCCGGGCTGCTCGCGTTTTCCATCTTCTACTACGGCGTCATCTATACGATGTGGCTGAAGCGCTCGACCCCGCAGAACATCGTGATCGGTGGCGGGGCGGGGGCATTCCCTCCGGTGATCGGCTGGGCCGCCGTGACGGGAAACACACCGCTGGACGCGTGGATTCTATTTGCGATTACCTTCTTCTGGACGCCGCCGCATTTCTGGGCGCTCAGCCTGCTGGCGCATTCGGAATATGAAAAGGCCGGCGTGCCGATGCTGCCTGTCACGCATGGTGCGAAAGCAACCCGCCTGCAGATGCTGCTGTACACAATTGTCCTGGCCGCGATCTCCATGGCGCCTCTGGCAACAGGGCTTGGCGGGTGGATTTATGGCGTTGTGACCGGCGCGCTCAACCTGGCCTTCCTGTATTACGCCTTCCGGGTCTGGCGTTCGCATGCCGGTGACAATGGCGCGCCGGGGGCTGACCAGAAGCTTGCGCGAAGCATGTTCCTGTTCTCGATCCTGTACCTGTTCCTGGTCTTTGCTGCTCTGATCGTGGAGCACGCTGCCGGGCTGCACTTTCCCGTGGGAGGCTTCTGA
- a CDS encoding cytochrome c oxidase assembly protein has protein sequence MKLSNAKVAGISLTVFAAMLGLGFSAEPLYGTFCRVTGYGGTTRIATSAPKEIVDQTITVRFDTNVADVPLEFRPLQRSQDVKIGQHGLAFFEVSNPTDQEFHVIAAYNVTPHYSGKYFNKLECFCFDERVIAPHETKKLPVVYFISPDMVDDHVADQLETITLSYTFYESSKYNGPKTQAALGAANSATGG, from the coding sequence ATGAAGCTGTCCAATGCCAAGGTCGCGGGAATCTCGCTCACTGTATTTGCGGCGATGCTGGGGCTCGGTTTTTCTGCGGAGCCGCTCTATGGCACGTTCTGCCGGGTGACGGGCTATGGCGGGACCACGCGGATCGCGACATCCGCGCCGAAAGAGATTGTGGATCAGACGATTACAGTCCGTTTTGATACGAATGTGGCGGATGTGCCATTGGAGTTCCGCCCGCTTCAGCGCTCTCAGGACGTGAAGATCGGCCAGCACGGCCTCGCTTTTTTTGAAGTCTCCAATCCGACCGATCAGGAGTTCCATGTAATTGCGGCCTATAATGTGACGCCGCACTATTCGGGAAAGTACTTCAATAAACTGGAGTGTTTCTGTTTCGACGAGCGGGTCATTGCCCCGCATGAAACCAAGAAGCTGCCTGTCGTTTACTTCATCTCTCCCGATATGGTGGACGACCATGTGGCCGACCAGCTGGAAACCATCACGCTTAGCTACACTTTCTATGAAAGTTCGAAATATAATGGTCCGAAAACTCAGGCGGCCTTAGGTGCGGCGAATTCAGCCACGGGCGGCTGA
- a CDS encoding cytochrome c oxidase subunit 3, whose protein sequence is MAHGEVKHDYHLVNPSPWPLLGSMSVLVLALGGVNYMKGLFGMEKGTVWLLAVGFAMVGWVMIGWWREVIKEGKHGDHTPVVTIGLRYGMILFIASEVMFFVGWFWSFFEFAIYHSARVGENWDAANPLFAEALAKFGDWPPVGVETFDPFHLPLINTLILLLSGTTVTWAHHALQHDDRSGAKLGLFVTIVLGMAFTALQVFEYSHAQFSFDGTLYGSAFFMATGFHGAHVVIGTLFLIVCLIRMLTGGMSAKKHLGFEFAAWYWHFVDVVWLFLFAFVYVTPYLVLGNGH, encoded by the coding sequence ATGGCTCACGGCGAAGTCAAACACGATTATCATCTGGTCAATCCGTCACCGTGGCCGCTGCTCGGCTCGATGTCGGTACTGGTTCTGGCGCTTGGCGGCGTCAATTACATGAAGGGCCTTTTCGGCATGGAAAAGGGAACCGTGTGGCTTCTGGCCGTCGGTTTCGCCATGGTCGGCTGGGTCATGATTGGCTGGTGGCGCGAAGTCATCAAGGAAGGCAAACATGGCGATCATACGCCGGTTGTGACGATCGGTCTGCGCTATGGCATGATCCTGTTCATCGCCTCTGAAGTGATGTTCTTCGTCGGCTGGTTCTGGAGCTTTTTTGAATTTGCCATCTATCACAGCGCGCGTGTCGGCGAGAACTGGGACGCGGCGAACCCGCTGTTCGCAGAGGCCCTGGCCAAGTTCGGCGACTGGCCGCCGGTTGGCGTCGAAACTTTTGACCCGTTCCACCTGCCGCTGATCAACACACTGATCCTGCTTCTCTCGGGCACGACCGTCACCTGGGCGCACCACGCGCTGCAGCATGACGACCGTTCCGGCGCCAAGCTGGGCCTGTTTGTCACAATCGTGCTCGGCATGGCCTTCACCGCGCTTCAGGTCTTTGAATACAGCCACGCACAGTTCAGCTTCGATGGCACCCTGTATGGCTCGGCCTTCTTCATGGCGACCGGCTTCCATGGTGCCCACGTTGTGATCGGGACCCTGTTCCTGATCGTCTGCCTGATCCGGATGCTCACAGGCGGCATGTCGGCAAAGAAACACCTCGGCTTCGAATTCGCAGCCTGGTACTGGCACTTCGTGGATGTGGTCTGGCTGTTCCTGTTTGCCTTCGTTTACGTCACGCCGTACCTGGTTCTGGGTAACGGGCACTAG
- a CDS encoding SURF1 family cytochrome oxidase biogenesis protein has product MSFRPYPVMTVLTLISLGILIWLGNWQYGRFIQKMEIDRQTPDWTVLDGEVVPGSEVLSYYYVEGQSGWMRVVAVDTGDDIVYTPVEIVQQIDPPAVCDGEGCASGRLSARGVYKPPFKRNAFTAQDDTANRVFYVLDPGTYASLLPTELAARVRADVFEPEVIRFVSENGPYLIDNPYARLRLDDELPPQRHFGYAITWWGLAIALIGVYLAFHYQKGRLRFRNEDKS; this is encoded by the coding sequence ATGTCTTTCCGTCCGTATCCCGTCATGACAGTGCTGACGCTGATCAGTCTTGGGATCCTCATCTGGCTGGGCAACTGGCAATACGGCCGCTTCATTCAGAAGATGGAGATCGACAGGCAGACACCGGACTGGACTGTCCTGGACGGTGAGGTCGTTCCCGGCAGCGAAGTGCTGTCCTACTATTATGTTGAAGGCCAATCCGGATGGATGCGTGTCGTCGCGGTCGATACCGGTGATGACATCGTCTATACGCCGGTCGAGATTGTCCAGCAGATCGATCCGCCGGCAGTTTGCGATGGGGAAGGGTGCGCATCCGGCCGCTTGTCGGCGCGGGGCGTCTATAAGCCGCCGTTCAAACGAAATGCGTTTACGGCGCAGGACGATACGGCCAATCGCGTGTTCTATGTACTGGATCCGGGGACATACGCCTCCCTTTTGCCGACAGAGCTGGCGGCCCGTGTAAGAGCGGACGTGTTTGAGCCGGAAGTAATCCGCTTCGTTTCCGAGAATGGCCCGTATCTCATCGACAATCCCTATGCGCGGCTGCGTCTGGACGATGAATTGCCGCCACAGAGGCATTTTGGTTATGCAATCACCTGGTGGGGGCTGGCCATCGCGCTGATCGGCGTATATCTCGCCTTTCATTATCAGAAGGGACGCCTCAGGTTCCGGAACGAGGACAAATCGTGA
- the thrC gene encoding threonine synthase, protein MKYISTRGQAPSTDFAGACLAGLAPDGGLYVPETFPQIAPPAKGETYAEVAARILSAFTGDAIPLEDLKPLCERAYGSFSHQCVAPLTQWRQDAWLMELHHGPTLAFKDIAMQIIAQIYDYLLGKSGERMMIVCATSGDTGGAAAAAFAGAKQTDLVILHPHGRISPVQRMFMTTTGADNIVNLALDGDFDDCQAIVKDMFGDREFVDRVNLSGVNSINWARVAAQSVYYATVQAALGGALRFVVPSGNMGDALAGYVAARCGLLSGGFEAVCAVNANDALARLFNTGVMSRASAVATPSPAMDISVPSNFERLLFEMTGRDAAAVRKTYDTYKQSGEAPLPPEAVSRLKCSGLSAASVSNDQTMSEMKQFESETGWQICPHTAVGTFHARSLPEADVKTVVLATAAAAKFPETVEEATGRKPAMPARAEALYQRVEVFEQTDASIATVRARIEQHAGRSR, encoded by the coding sequence GTGAAGTATATTTCTACCCGTGGGCAGGCGCCTTCGACAGATTTTGCCGGTGCATGCCTTGCCGGTCTTGCGCCGGATGGCGGGCTCTATGTGCCAGAGACATTTCCGCAGATTGCGCCCCCGGCAAAGGGCGAGACTTACGCTGAAGTCGCCGCGCGAATCCTCTCGGCCTTCACGGGTGACGCGATTCCGCTGGAGGACCTGAAACCGCTGTGCGAGCGCGCCTATGGCAGCTTCTCGCATCAGTGCGTCGCGCCGCTGACGCAGTGGCGGCAGGACGCCTGGCTGATGGAACTGCACCACGGCCCGACGCTGGCATTCAAGGACATCGCGATGCAGATCATCGCGCAGATCTATGATTACCTTCTGGGCAAGTCCGGCGAGCGCATGATGATTGTCTGCGCCACGTCTGGCGATACGGGCGGAGCGGCTGCTGCGGCATTTGCCGGTGCCAAGCAGACAGATCTGGTGATTCTCCATCCGCATGGCCGCATCTCTCCGGTGCAGCGCATGTTCATGACGACGACGGGCGCGGACAATATCGTCAACCTCGCGCTCGATGGCGATTTCGATGATTGCCAGGCCATTGTGAAGGATATGTTCGGAGACCGGGAATTTGTGGACCGGGTGAACCTCTCCGGTGTCAACTCCATCAACTGGGCCCGGGTTGCTGCGCAGTCTGTTTACTATGCGACGGTTCAGGCTGCGCTCGGCGGCGCGCTTCGTTTTGTTGTTCCCAGCGGCAATATGGGCGATGCACTTGCTGGCTATGTTGCCGCCCGCTGCGGCTTGCTGAGTGGTGGGTTTGAAGCGGTCTGCGCGGTCAATGCGAATGACGCTTTGGCGCGCCTGTTCAATACGGGCGTAATGTCCCGCGCATCTGCAGTGGCAACGCCTAGCCCGGCGATGGACATTTCGGTCCCTTCGAATTTCGAACGCCTGTTGTTCGAGATGACTGGGCGGGATGCTGCAGCCGTCCGGAAAACATACGATACTTACAAACAGTCCGGCGAGGCGCCGCTGCCGCCAGAAGCCGTTTCCCGCCTGAAATGCTCCGGCCTGTCGGCAGCGTCTGTCAGCAATGACCAGACGATGAGCGAAATGAAGCAGTTCGAATCAGAGACCGGCTGGCAGATCTGTCCGCATACGGCTGTTGGTACTTTCCATGCGCGCAGCCTGCCGGAGGCGGATGTGAAAACAGTCGTGCTGGCGACGGCCGCTGCAGCGAAGTTCCCAGAGACTGTGGAAGAGGCTACCGGACGAAAACCTGCGATGCCCGCCCGCGCCGAAGCGCTTTACCAGCGTGTAGAAGTCTTTGAGCAGACTGATGCCTCCATCGCCACTGTGCGCGCACGCATCGAGCAGCATGCCGGGCGGAGCCGGTAA
- a CDS encoding GNAT family protein, with protein sequence MHPPLRETLVTTERLVLTPPFKADFAEWADIRDRSRAHLEPWEPNWPQDVHSKSDWARRLKAWHSGWRKGRAHVFLIRRLQDNRLVGGVSLTNVRGWPAQAANIGYWIGEAYEGQGYMQEAVGTVCAWAFQVLGLWRIEAGTLPNNERSQRVLAKVGFEREGYARDYLEIAGKREDHILFALVRPAPQR encoded by the coding sequence ATGCATCCGCCTCTCCGCGAAACCCTGGTTACGACGGAGCGGCTAGTTCTGACGCCACCTTTCAAGGCCGATTTCGCAGAGTGGGCCGATATTCGGGATCGTAGCCGCGCTCATCTTGAGCCGTGGGAACCGAACTGGCCGCAGGACGTCCACAGCAAGTCAGATTGGGCGCGCCGCCTGAAAGCCTGGCACAGCGGGTGGCGCAAAGGCCGGGCGCATGTCTTCCTCATAAGGCGCCTGCAGGATAACCGGCTCGTAGGCGGGGTGTCGTTGACCAATGTCCGGGGCTGGCCGGCTCAGGCAGCCAATATCGGCTATTGGATCGGTGAGGCCTACGAAGGGCAGGGCTATATGCAGGAAGCGGTCGGCACTGTGTGTGCCTGGGCTTTCCAGGTTCTGGGCCTCTGGCGGATTGAGGCTGGCACGCTGCCGAACAATGAGCGGTCTCAGAGGGTCCTTGCGAAAGTCGGCTTCGAACGGGAAGGATATGCCCGCGATTATCTGGAGATCGCGGGAAAACGGGAAGATCACATACTTTTCGCCCTCGTCAGGCCGGCGCCGCAGCGTTAG
- a CDS encoding EAL domain-containing protein, translating into MAHTSEITPQGNWYWNAPARRLVIDVPRGSDYSELSGDWSIDALEQMLEGLSRGRLERTFDAGDGPVRCNLRLSSGLGFHLVGAFVGDAEARGMLLTGDDLQEIDPSDLKPGPDLAPVFQPIVSLRNGQVAGFEALARWDDGDRMSPPSRYEDEALASNMLIRSAEALARLRDITGRDDLFMQVNLTARDLARGTLPALIEALMNGYQLPERSLKIELTEQAALRDADYALSAALALKAVGAGLVLDDFGTGHSSFAWLADLPADSLKIDHGLTRRLGQHRTDTILSTITLLANRLGMTSTAEGVEQKEDAARLRALGFDHVQGFAFARPMDIDSAIRFMRY; encoded by the coding sequence ATGGCGCACACCTCAGAGATCACCCCGCAGGGAAACTGGTACTGGAACGCTCCGGCCAGGCGTCTCGTGATCGATGTGCCGCGTGGATCGGACTATTCCGAACTGTCGGGTGACTGGTCGATTGATGCGCTTGAGCAGATGCTGGAGGGGCTAAGCCGCGGCAGGCTTGAGCGGACCTTTGACGCAGGCGATGGACCCGTCCGGTGCAATCTGCGTCTGTCGAGCGGACTCGGCTTCCACCTCGTGGGGGCATTTGTCGGAGATGCAGAAGCGCGCGGCATGTTGCTGACGGGCGATGATTTGCAGGAAATTGACCCATCAGACCTGAAACCCGGGCCGGACTTGGCGCCGGTCTTCCAGCCCATCGTGTCGCTGCGAAATGGTCAGGTTGCCGGATTTGAGGCGCTGGCCCGTTGGGACGACGGTGACCGCATGTCACCGCCAAGCCGTTATGAAGATGAGGCACTCGCCTCCAACATGCTGATCCGCTCTGCCGAGGCATTGGCCCGCCTGCGCGACATCACCGGCCGCGACGACCTGTTCATGCAGGTGAACCTGACAGCACGGGACCTGGCACGCGGTACGCTTCCGGCACTCATTGAGGCGCTGATGAATGGCTACCAGTTGCCGGAGCGGTCTCTGAAGATTGAGCTGACGGAACAGGCAGCCCTGCGGGATGCAGACTATGCCTTATCAGCCGCTCTGGCGCTCAAGGCGGTCGGCGCCGGTCTGGTACTAGACGATTTTGGCACCGGGCATTCGTCATTCGCCTGGTTGGCGGACCTGCCGGCTGACAGCCTGAAGATCGACCACGGCCTGACGCGCCGGCTGGGCCAGCACCGGACGGATACGATCCTCTCTACAATCACCTTGCTGGCGAACCGACTGGGCATGACTAGCACAGCCGAGGGAGTCGAGCAGAAAGAAGATGCTGCCCGGCTGCGTGCACTCGGCTTCGATCATGTTCAGGGGTTTGCGTTTGCCCGGCCGATGGACATCGATTCTGCCATTCGCTTCATGCGTTACTGA
- a CDS encoding YqgE/AlgH family protein — MDTDLTGKLLIALPGIGDARFSRSVILVCAHSPEFAMGIVLNKPMAHLRLPQLFEQLDVPIEADVPDTFVLDGGPVSSDRGFVLHTDDVYNEGASLPVEGDICMTATRDILHAMGSAHPPRRSVLALGYSGWGAGQLEAELAENAWLVCDMDPELIFSSAHERKWRHALGRLGIDSGRLQVDPGNA, encoded by the coding sequence ATGGATACAGACCTGACAGGCAAGCTCCTGATCGCCCTGCCCGGCATCGGCGATGCACGCTTTTCGCGTTCGGTCATTCTGGTCTGCGCCCACTCCCCGGAATTCGCGATGGGCATCGTGCTCAACAAGCCCATGGCGCATCTGCGCCTGCCGCAACTGTTCGAACAACTCGACGTGCCCATCGAAGCAGACGTGCCTGACACGTTCGTTCTGGATGGGGGCCCAGTCAGTTCGGACCGCGGTTTTGTGCTGCATACAGACGATGTCTACAATGAAGGGGCGAGCCTGCCTGTTGAGGGCGACATCTGCATGACCGCCACGCGGGACATCCTGCACGCCATGGGGTCTGCGCATCCGCCCCGGCGCAGTGTCCTGGCGCTTGGCTATTCCGGCTGGGGCGCCGGCCAGCTTGAAGCGGAACTGGCTGAAAATGCCTGGCTTGTTTGCGATATGGACCCGGAACTCATTTTCTCCAGCGCACATGAACGTAAATGGCGCCATGCGCTGGGCCGTCTGGGGATCGACAGTGGCAGGCTTCAGGTGGATCCGGGAAATGCCTGA
- a CDS encoding peroxiredoxin: protein MSIKVGDKLPDATFMEMTADGPAPCTTADVFGGKTVALFAVPGAFTPTCSAKHLPGFVEKLDELKGKGVDDVVCTSVNDVFVMGAWGKSAGADGKVRMLADGNGTFAKALGLEMDGSGFGMGQRSQRYSMIVKDGVVSELNVEQGGEFKVSSADYMLGQL, encoded by the coding sequence ATGAGCATCAAGGTCGGTGACAAACTTCCGGACGCAACTTTCATGGAAATGACGGCAGATGGCCCGGCGCCATGCACAACGGCAGACGTCTTCGGCGGCAAAACGGTCGCCCTGTTCGCCGTGCCTGGCGCATTCACCCCGACCTGTTCGGCAAAACACCTTCCTGGCTTTGTCGAGAAGCTCGATGAGCTGAAAGGCAAGGGTGTGGATGATGTCGTCTGCACCTCGGTCAATGACGTGTTCGTCATGGGCGCCTGGGGCAAGAGTGCCGGCGCAGATGGCAAAGTACGCATGCTGGCTGACGGCAACGGCACGTTTGCGAAAGCCCTCGGCCTTGAGATGGACGGCTCAGGCTTCGGTATGGGCCAGCGGTCGCAGCGTTACTCCATGATCGTGAAAGACGGCGTGGTTTCCGAGCTCAATGTCGAGCAGGGCGGTGAGTTCAAGGTTTCCAGCGCGGACTATATGCTCGGACAACTTTGA
- a CDS encoding SPFH domain-containing protein — protein sequence MDPYFVVIVLVFVVAITGLVSAFKFVPQGYNFTVERFGRYTKTLTPGLSVITPFIDRVGRKMNMMETVLDVPQQEVITKDNAMVSCDAIVFIQVIDPVAAAYEVNNLHHAIQNLSLTNIRTVVGSMDLDEVLSNRDDINARLLSVIDAATNPWGVKVTRIEIADLSPPADITEAMARQMKAERLKRAEILTAEGDKQSAILKAEGQKQAQILEAEGRREAAFRDAEAREREAEAEAKATAMVSEAIARGDVNAINYFLGQAYVEAFSKLATSNQQKTVIIPAEFSSIIGAIEGIKGLTGAAKDVQVQSGAVPPTRG from the coding sequence ATGGATCCGTATTTTGTGGTGATCGTGCTCGTCTTTGTGGTGGCGATCACGGGGCTTGTGTCGGCATTCAAGTTCGTGCCCCAAGGGTATAATTTCACGGTTGAGCGTTTCGGGCGCTACACCAAGACGCTGACGCCCGGTTTGTCTGTCATTACGCCATTTATCGACCGGGTCGGCCGGAAGATGAACATGATGGAGACGGTCCTCGATGTGCCTCAGCAGGAAGTCATCACCAAGGACAACGCCATGGTGTCCTGCGATGCCATCGTCTTCATTCAGGTGATTGATCCCGTGGCTGCGGCCTATGAGGTCAACAATCTCCACCACGCCATTCAGAACCTTTCGCTGACCAATATCCGTACCGTGGTCGGCTCGATGGACCTGGATGAGGTTCTGTCAAACCGCGATGACATCAACGCCCGCCTTCTCAGCGTGATTGATGCCGCAACGAACCCCTGGGGCGTGAAAGTCACGCGGATAGAGATCGCCGATCTGAGCCCGCCGGCGGACATCACCGAAGCCATGGCCCGCCAGATGAAGGCCGAGCGTTTGAAGCGTGCGGAAATCCTGACGGCAGAAGGCGACAAGCAGTCGGCCATTCTGAAGGCCGAAGGCCAGAAACAGGCACAGATCCTCGAAGCCGAAGGCCGCCGCGAAGCTGCCTTCCGCGATGCTGAAGCCCGCGAACGTGAAGCCGAAGCTGAAGCCAAGGCGACCGCTATGGTGTCTGAAGCGATCGCGCGCGGTGACGTCAACGCGATCAACTACTTCCTCGGCCAGGCCTATGTGGAAGCCTTCAGCAAGCTCGCGACGTCCAATCAGCAGAAGACGGTCATCATTCCGGCCGAGTTCTCCAGCATCATCGGCGCCATTGAAGGCATCAAAGGCCTCACCGGTGCCGCGAAAGACGTGCAGGTTCAGTCCGGCGCCGTGCCGCCGACACGAGGCTGA
- a CDS encoding NfeD family protein, translating into MLEELFTHLTVWHWLALGLLLFGIEMMTGTFDLLMISIAAWLTAAFAAFAPDSLAHWQGQVLFFGAASVALFILGRTVLSGMRKTTPEHPTLNKRMDSLIGQRGVATSDFSNAGQGRVKIGDTVWGAETVDGSEVIHNGDDIVVEGTRMNTALVRKSA; encoded by the coding sequence ATGTTGGAAGAGCTTTTCACCCACCTGACCGTCTGGCACTGGCTGGCGCTTGGGTTGCTGCTGTTCGGCATCGAGATGATGACCGGAACCTTTGACCTGCTGATGATTTCCATCGCAGCCTGGCTGACCGCAGCTTTTGCCGCGTTTGCGCCGGACAGTCTGGCCCATTGGCAGGGGCAGGTTCTGTTCTTCGGGGCGGCATCAGTGGCTCTCTTTATTCTGGGCCGCACCGTGCTGTCCGGCATGCGCAAGACCACGCCGGAGCATCCAACGCTGAACAAGCGCATGGACAGCCTGATCGGGCAGCGCGGCGTAGCCACATCAGATTTTTCGAATGCCGGGCAGGGACGCGTGAAGATTGGCGACACGGTCTGGGGCGCCGAGACCGTGGATGGCTCGGAGGTCATTCACAATGGCGACGACATTGTGGTCGAGGGCACGCGCATGAACACGGCCCTCGTCCGGAAAAGTGCCTGA